The Glycine soja cultivar W05 chromosome 8, ASM419377v2, whole genome shotgun sequence genome has a window encoding:
- the LOC114424189 gene encoding uncharacterized protein LOC114424189 — translation MAEPSSDAANSSATRKNKADPGWKYCHSLVEGETNTIVCNFCGKITKGGITRAKQHLIGKSGNVAACKKTPPNVVEELKEYMATKKSGTTYSIFGSGNMANIRDFEFGEPIGCDGSEEDEFADSCNAAASAKTKCGTKKRPMDKFCKNPENAINRRKMKMLRQMNIRESMDKNEVLKVHQHIARFWYQAGLSFNLIKLKSFENMVAAIGQYGPHLPIPSYHDIRVPLLKKEVEYTENLMKGHREQWVKYGCTIMSDAWTDRKQRCIINFLINSQAGTMFLKSVDGSDFVKTGEKLFELLDAIVEEVGEENVVQVVTDNGSNYDLAASLDKEDN, via the exons ATGGCTGAACCATCATCCGATGCTGCTAATTCAAGTGCAACGAGGAAAAATAAGGCAGACCCAGGCTGGAAATATTGCCATTCACTAGTGGAAGGAGAAACAAACACCATTGTTTGTAATTTCTGTGGAAAAATCACTAAGGGAGGAATAACCCGAGCCAAACAACACCTGATTGGGAAGTCGGGCAACGTTGCAGCTTGCAAGAAAACTCCCCCAAATGTAGTCGAAGAGTTGAAGGAATATATGGCTACAAAAAAAAGTGGGACCACTTACAGTATTTTTGGCAGTGGTAATATGGCAAATATAAGAGACTTTGAATTTGGTGAACCGATTGGATGTGATGGAAGTGAAGAAGATGAGTTTGCGGACTCTTGTAATGCTGCTGCAAGTGCAAAGACAAAGTGTGGGACTAAAAAAAGACCAATGGACAAATTTTGTAAGAATCCAGAAAATGCAATCAAtcggagaaaaatgaagatgcTGAGGCAAATGAACATAAGAGAGTCAATGGATAAGAATGAAGTATTGAAGGTGCATCAACATATTGCTCGCTTTTGGTACCAAGCAGGTTTGTCATTCAACCTCATTAAATTGAAAAGCTTTGAGAACATGGTTGCAGCCATTGGTCAATATGGGCCACATTTGCCCATTCCTAGCTATCATGACATCAGAGTTCCACTCTTGAAGAAGGAAGTTGAATATACTGAAAATTTGATGAAAGGCCATAGGGAGCAATGGGTCAAGTATGGTTGTACTATTATGTCTGATGCATGGACTGATCGGAAACAAAGatgcatcattaattttttgattaacTCTCAAGCTGGTACCATGTTTTTGAAGTCTGTTGATGGCTCTGATTTTGTAAAGACAGGTGAAAAGCTTTTTGAGTTGCTTGATGCCATTGTGGAGGAAGTTGGAGAAGAGAATGTTGTTCAAGTTGTAACCGATAATGGGAGCAACTATGATTTAGCGG CTTCCCTTGATAAGGAAGACAATTAG
- the LOC114423232 gene encoding uncharacterized protein LOC114423232: MGYIYEAMDKAKETIIKSFNNNESKYKDVFAIIDKRWNCQLHRPLHAAAHFLNPEFFYDNTDLEFDFEVTNGLFECIKKLIPQFDVQQKILTELHLYKIGADHFGSDFAMAQRKTHSPTYWWRMFGSQTPNLQKLAIKILSLTCSVSGCEINWSVFEQIHSKKRNRLEHKRLHDLVFVKYNQQLKQRYNARDEIDPISLNDIDVCNEWLVGEMDQDDDNDARNDLVFEDDDALNWATVY; encoded by the exons ATGGGCTATATTTATGAAGCAATGGACAAggcaaaagaaacaattatcaAGTCTTTCAACAACAATGAAAGCAAGTACAAAGATGTGTTTGCAATCATTGATAAAAGATGGAATTGTCAGCTTCATAGGCCATTGCATGCTGCTGCCCACTTCTTAAATCCAGAGTTCTTTTATGACAACACTGacttggagtttgattttgaggtCACCAATGGTTTGTTTGAGTGCATTAAGAAGTTGATTCCACAATTTGATGTGCAACAAAAAATTCTAACCGAGTTGCATCTTTACAAGATTGGTGCTGACCACTTTGGTTCCGACTTTGCAATGgctcaaaggaaaacccattctcCTA CATATTGGTGGCGAATGTTTGGGTCACAAACTCCAAATTTGCAGAAGCTAGCTATTAAGATTTTGAGTTTGACTTGCAGTGTTTCAGGATGTGAAATAAATTGGAGTGTGTTTGAGCAA attcattccaaaaaaagaaataggctTGAGCACAAGAGGTTGCATGATTTGGTGTTTGTCAAATACAACCAACAATTGAAGCAAAGATATAATGCAagagatgaaattgatccaatttCTCTTAATGATATTGATGTATGCAATGAATGGCTCGTGGGAGAGATGGAtcaagatgatgataatgatgctagaaatgatttggtatttgaagatgatgatgctcTAAATTGGGCAACTGTGTATTAG